From one Pontibacillus sp. HMF3514 genomic stretch:
- a CDS encoding 4Fe-4S dicluster domain-containing protein produces MNKIMYLEFERCIGCRACQAACRECGDHDAKERNYVEYVDFTESRQTYPMLCMQCKDPACARVCPANAIQITDEGVVLSAMEEKCIGCRNCTFGCPFGIPKFDFEENKMYKCDMCYDRSKHDIAPMCASVCPSEAIRFIDFDEMQQLRRRRSQMNLVEGKKPQEGNKWEYVPEFFGVYTD; encoded by the coding sequence GTGAATAAAATTATGTACTTAGAGTTTGAACGATGTATCGGGTGCCGTGCTTGTCAAGCGGCTTGTCGTGAGTGTGGGGACCATGATGCTAAGGAACGAAATTATGTAGAGTATGTAGATTTTACAGAGAGTCGCCAAACGTACCCAATGCTTTGTATGCAGTGTAAAGATCCTGCTTGTGCACGCGTTTGTCCCGCTAACGCAATTCAAATTACGGATGAAGGTGTCGTTTTATCAGCAATGGAAGAGAAATGTATTGGTTGCCGCAACTGTACATTTGGTTGCCCATTTGGGATTCCAAAGTTCGATTTTGAAGAGAATAAAATGTATAAATGCGATATGTGTTATGACCGATCCAAACATGATATTGCTCCAATGTGTGCATCTGTTTGTCCAAGTGAAGCTATTCGCTTCATTGATTTTGATGAGATGCAACAGTTACGCAGAAGACGTTCCCAAATGAATCTGGTAGAGGGGAAGAAGCCTCAAGAAGGAAACAAGTGGGAGTATGTTCCTGAGTTCTTTGGAGTTTATACGGATTAA
- the fdhF gene encoding formate dehydrogenase subunit alpha: MSDFIAKEGVQNLHKPGEKLITTHCCYCGMQCGMHIRVNKSTGNVVGVEPRYDWPVTNGKMCPKGVTAYQTIDHQDRIKKPLIKKNGKFVESTWKEALDLIEKNFKRLQEESGKDALSVFGGVSMTNEKCYLVGKYARVGLGTRYIDYNGRFCMSSAAGGFIQTFGVDRGSTLPWTELEHSDCFFIAGSNTAECHPTSIQWFWKAKDKGAKLIVADPRETPTARVADVHLDLKPGTDSALANGMLHLIIKEGYVDEEYVSKRCNNFEELKQNVEKFTPEYTSEITGVAVEKLIKAAHIYGMSPRSVVMFARGVEQQSKGVDNVRLYSSMALLRGQVGKFASGVATFTGQGNGQGGREHGQKSDLLPGYRKLTDPAAVEYISSIWGIDPSEMPKPGVSAYEMFGEIEKGNIRGMHVICSNPAVSAPNLEHIWNGFKKLDFLVVSDFFLSETASFADVVLPATTWAEDEGTTTNIEGRVIRIRKVTEPIGESKPDWEILSLIAERMGKGKHFSYKKAGEIFEEFRLATKGGKADYYGITWDRIDKENGVFWPCPSEDHPGTPTMFEESFYTENGKANLGIVGWKEAGEVPTQDYPLFLTTGRVVFHYLSGNQTRRVDFLMEQCPEPFAEMHPALASRYQLEDGDMVKLKTPRSHMTVKTKITKAIRKDTVFVPYHWGKELAVNQLTSDCLDPVSRMPEFKVCSLQIEKLPTKKGVLTRE; the protein is encoded by the coding sequence ATGAGTGATTTTATAGCAAAAGAAGGAGTTCAGAATCTTCATAAACCAGGTGAAAAATTAATTACCACACATTGTTGCTATTGTGGTATGCAATGTGGCATGCATATTCGAGTGAATAAAAGCACAGGAAACGTTGTGGGAGTGGAACCAAGATACGACTGGCCGGTTACGAACGGTAAAATGTGTCCGAAAGGTGTAACTGCTTATCAAACGATTGATCACCAGGACCGTATTAAAAAGCCTTTGATTAAAAAGAACGGCAAATTTGTAGAATCCACTTGGAAAGAAGCTCTCGATTTAATTGAAAAGAACTTTAAAAGACTTCAAGAAGAAAGTGGAAAAGATGCTCTGTCAGTTTTTGGTGGGGTATCAATGACAAATGAAAAGTGTTATTTGGTTGGTAAATATGCTCGTGTCGGACTAGGGACTCGTTACATTGATTATAATGGACGTTTCTGCATGAGTTCAGCAGCCGGAGGGTTTATTCAAACATTTGGTGTAGACCGTGGATCGACGCTACCTTGGACTGAGCTTGAACACAGTGATTGCTTCTTTATTGCAGGTTCAAATACCGCAGAATGTCACCCAACAAGCATCCAATGGTTTTGGAAAGCAAAGGATAAAGGAGCTAAACTCATCGTAGCGGACCCTCGTGAGACACCGACAGCTCGAGTGGCAGACGTTCACTTAGATTTAAAACCTGGTACTGACTCTGCACTTGCGAATGGTATGCTTCATTTAATTATTAAAGAGGGGTATGTGGATGAGGAGTACGTTTCAAAACGATGCAATAACTTCGAAGAGTTAAAACAAAATGTAGAGAAATTCACTCCTGAATATACCTCTGAGATTACAGGAGTGGCAGTGGAGAAACTTATTAAAGCAGCACATATTTATGGGATGTCTCCACGTTCTGTAGTCATGTTTGCCCGAGGCGTAGAACAACAATCTAAAGGGGTAGACAATGTTCGTTTATATAGTTCGATGGCACTCCTTAGGGGACAAGTCGGAAAATTCGCATCTGGTGTAGCTACATTTACGGGACAGGGGAATGGCCAAGGCGGAAGAGAACATGGTCAGAAATCCGATTTATTACCAGGATACCGTAAGCTTACAGATCCAGCCGCTGTGGAATACATTTCAAGTATTTGGGGGATCGATCCGAGTGAAATGCCGAAGCCGGGGGTCTCAGCCTATGAAATGTTTGGGGAGATTGAAAAAGGAAATATTCGTGGCATGCATGTCATTTGTTCAAACCCAGCCGTTTCAGCACCGAATCTTGAGCATATTTGGAATGGCTTTAAGAAGCTAGATTTTCTTGTCGTAAGTGACTTCTTCTTATCTGAAACAGCTTCCTTTGCAGATGTTGTTTTACCAGCGACTACATGGGCAGAAGATGAAGGAACGACTACCAATATTGAAGGTAGAGTTATTCGAATTCGAAAAGTAACAGAGCCTATAGGGGAGTCCAAACCAGATTGGGAGATTTTAAGCTTAATTGCTGAAAGAATGGGGAAAGGAAAGCACTTTTCATATAAAAAAGCCGGTGAAATATTTGAAGAATTTCGCTTAGCTACTAAAGGTGGAAAAGCTGATTATTACGGAATTACTTGGGATCGTATCGATAAAGAAAATGGAGTGTTCTGGCCGTGCCCTTCAGAGGACCATCCAGGAACACCAACGATGTTTGAAGAATCCTTTTATACAGAGAATGGGAAAGCAAACCTTGGGATAGTGGGTTGGAAAGAGGCCGGAGAAGTACCAACTCAAGATTATCCACTGTTTCTAACTACAGGGCGTGTCGTATTCCACTATTTATCAGGTAATCAAACAAGACGTGTGGACTTCTTAATGGAACAATGTCCTGAGCCTTTTGCTGAAATGCATCCGGCGTTAGCAAGTCGATATCAACTGGAAGATGGAGACATGGTAAAACTGAAAACACCGCGTTCCCATATGACAGTTAAAACGAAAATTACGAAGGCTATACGGAAAGACACAGTATTTGTCCCTTATCACTGGGGGAAAGAGTTAGCGGTTAATCAACTCACAAGTGACTGTCTAGATCCTGTATCTAGAATGCCTGAATTTAAAGTGTGTTCGCTGCAGATCGAAAAATTACCTACAAAGAAAGGGGTTCTAACTCGTGAATAA
- a CDS encoding MFS transporter gives MKSLERSFYSKSSKYSFIVVLLLFFSIWIGTENFLHFDMALMGYLISSLIFAIGLTIRMSSWLLRPATRQVIQRSLQNLRQRKYKRRNMKAILKTAFENIFLQKFIFKRGIYRGVQHFLIAWGCIGSFAITFGLTFGWMHFELVDPETYTIVVMGVETISMAAHGFFAEMVYNGLNITASMVLIGVCMALTRRIVNEDVKVTQRAEFDLFPLFLLLAVTVTGLLLTVSYVLLDGWMHHYMTLVHQVTVVVLLIYFPFGKLFHLPIRPLTTAVPMNYQEEWKVDTRPCLRCGTVYSSDPQVSDVKEILSVQQFDLQLEDGSYLSDYCPACRRRIRVMKQLNNQPHLQQGHNPILTRNGSEMSGFGGRRTDDYYNFPEHVQKELKQYKEEGGNE, from the coding sequence ATGAAATCTTTAGAGAGGTCGTTTTATTCCAAGAGTAGTAAATATTCGTTCATTGTTGTCTTACTGCTGTTTTTCTCCATATGGATAGGGACAGAGAATTTTTTGCATTTTGATATGGCTTTAATGGGATATCTTATTTCTTCCCTTATCTTTGCTATTGGTTTAACGATTCGTATGAGTTCTTGGTTACTACGACCAGCTACAAGGCAAGTGATCCAGCGTAGCTTACAGAATTTAAGGCAACGTAAGTATAAGCGGAGAAATATGAAGGCAATCTTGAAAACAGCTTTTGAAAATATCTTTTTACAGAAATTTATTTTTAAAAGAGGAATATATAGAGGCGTACAGCACTTTCTAATCGCATGGGGGTGTATAGGGTCATTTGCTATCACGTTTGGCCTTACCTTTGGTTGGATGCACTTTGAACTGGTGGATCCAGAAACCTACACGATTGTCGTCATGGGGGTTGAAACCATTTCAATGGCAGCTCATGGTTTTTTTGCTGAAATGGTTTATAACGGATTAAATATTACAGCTTCAATGGTTCTAATCGGTGTATGCATGGCATTGACTAGGAGAATTGTTAATGAGGATGTCAAGGTAACGCAGCGAGCAGAATTTGATTTATTTCCATTATTCCTACTTTTAGCCGTGACAGTTACAGGGTTACTGTTAACCGTTTCTTACGTCTTATTAGATGGTTGGATGCATCATTATATGACGCTTGTACACCAGGTAACCGTTGTGGTTTTACTGATTTATTTCCCATTTGGGAAGCTATTCCATTTACCGATCCGACCACTCACAACCGCTGTTCCGATGAACTATCAAGAGGAATGGAAAGTTGACACCCGACCATGCTTGCGATGTGGTACGGTGTACAGTTCAGATCCACAGGTAAGTGACGTAAAGGAAATCTTGAGCGTGCAACAGTTTGATCTACAACTAGAGGATGGTTCGTATCTATCTGATTACTGTCCGGCTTGTAGAAGAAGGATTCGTGTTATGAAGCAATTAAATAATCAGCCACACCTCCAACAGGGACATAACCCGATTTTAACGCGCAATGGTTCTGAAATGTCCGGTTTTGGTGGCAGACGAACAGATGATTATTATAATTTTCCAGAGCACGTTCAAAAAGAGCTGAAACAGTATAAAGAAGAGGGAGGAAACGAGTGA
- a CDS encoding Mrp/NBP35 family ATP-binding protein: MLSGEVIAVTSGKGGVGKSTVSVNLAIALARKGFDVALIDLDIYGFSVPKMMNLTNRPKTFNGRIIPIESHGVKVMSMGFLVKDNDPVVWRGPMLGKMVEHFKNDVTWGKLDYCIIDMPPGTGDVALDLHHHIPQSKEIIVTTPHQTASLVAERAGKMTIKANHDILGIVENMSYFQPKDKSEKYYIFGKDGGDLLADTLDTDVLARLPIEEPNEMTQTPSIYEGNSNLSHHYDQLAARVDNMIAQKAH; this comes from the coding sequence ATGTTATCAGGAGAAGTTATTGCAGTAACAAGTGGGAAAGGTGGGGTAGGAAAATCCACCGTCTCCGTCAACTTAGCCATTGCCTTAGCTCGTAAAGGATTTGATGTGGCGTTAATAGACCTTGATATTTACGGATTCAGCGTGCCTAAGATGATGAACCTTACCAATCGACCGAAAACCTTCAATGGACGAATCATTCCAATTGAGTCACATGGCGTGAAGGTTATGTCCATGGGATTTCTCGTTAAAGATAATGATCCCGTCGTTTGGAGAGGACCGATGCTCGGAAAAATGGTAGAACATTTTAAAAATGATGTAACGTGGGGGAAATTAGACTATTGCATCATTGATATGCCACCAGGCACAGGAGATGTTGCCTTAGATTTACATCACCATATCCCGCAAAGTAAAGAGATTATCGTTACAACTCCTCATCAGACCGCATCACTTGTAGCTGAGCGAGCAGGAAAAATGACGATTAAAGCAAATCACGATATTTTAGGAATTGTAGAGAACATGTCTTATTTCCAACCCAAGGATAAGAGTGAGAAATACTATATTTTTGGAAAAGATGGCGGGGATCTTTTAGCTGATACATTAGATACAGACGTGTTAGCTCGTTTACCGATTGAAGAACCAAATGAGATGACTCAAACTCCATCCATTTACGAAGGAAATTCAAACCTTTCTCACCATTATGATCAGTTAGCTGCAAGAGTGGATAATATGATTGCCCAGAAAGCTCATTAA
- a CDS encoding YwiC-like family protein translates to MKLLLPKQHGAWAMLLVPFILGITSSEFSWVHLPLLLGWLGLYLSTYPMLMVFKGKKRDLHLKWTGIYMGIAIIFLVVVLLNEWRMMIFGLFMLPLFLINIYYAKKKKDRAFANDVTAIIVFCIGGAASYYLGAGTLDMKGWSVVSLSFLFFLGSTFYIKTMIREKKNAKFKWYSWIYHVLLIIGVVLITGSFMWGIPFIPSVIRAFVLYGKKLTIMQIGIIEIINSLYFLVVLIILL, encoded by the coding sequence ATGAAGTTATTACTACCGAAACAACATGGAGCATGGGCCATGCTGCTTGTTCCTTTTATTTTAGGTATTACGTCTAGTGAATTCTCTTGGGTTCACTTGCCATTATTGTTGGGCTGGTTGGGACTCTATTTATCTACTTATCCTATGCTTATGGTTTTTAAAGGGAAGAAAAGGGACCTTCATTTGAAATGGACGGGGATTTATATGGGGATTGCTATTATATTTCTGGTTGTCGTACTTCTTAATGAATGGAGAATGATGATCTTTGGGTTGTTCATGTTGCCTTTATTTCTCATTAATATTTACTATGCTAAGAAGAAAAAAGACCGTGCATTTGCTAATGATGTAACAGCTATTATTGTGTTTTGTATTGGTGGAGCGGCAAGCTATTATCTTGGGGCAGGAACATTAGATATGAAGGGATGGAGTGTTGTTTCTCTATCGTTTTTATTTTTTTTAGGAAGTACATTTTATATTAAAACCATGATTCGGGAAAAGAAGAATGCAAAATTTAAATGGTACTCCTGGATATATCACGTCCTATTAATCATAGGAGTTGTTTTGATTACAGGTTCTTTCATGTGGGGGATTCCCTTTATCCCAAGTGTAATTCGAGCTTTTGTTCTATATGGTAAGAAGCTTACGATTATGCAAATTGGTATTATCGAGATTATAAATTCATTATATTTCCTCGTTGTTTTAATCATATTGTTGTAG
- a CDS encoding TIGR04053 family radical SAM/SPASM domain-containing protein, producing the protein MRNRDFNENPFIVIWELTRACELHCLHCRAEAQYKRHPLELDFEEGKRLIDSIYEMDNPMLVFTGGDPLMRPDVYDIASYAIQKGVRVSMTPSATPNVTKEAIKKAKDIGLSRWAFSLDGPTAEIHDHFRGTSGSFDLTMNAIDYIHELKLPLQINTVISRYNIDVLEEMASLIEQLDCVLWSVFFLVPTGRGQSKDMISPVEHEKVFRWLNDLSNRVSFDIKTTAAQHYRRVVISDKMRKNKDKNKEIMYSNALHEGKTGQFDGLGRAPHGVNDGNGFVFISHIGDVYPSGLLPIKAGNVRETPLPDIYRNSSIFRELRNPDLYKGKCGQCEFRFVCGGSRSRAYALTGDYLESEPACIYIPQSMREKKATSKSNL; encoded by the coding sequence ATGAGGAACAGAGACTTTAATGAAAATCCTTTTATTGTCATCTGGGAACTAACGAGAGCATGTGAATTACATTGTCTTCACTGTCGAGCAGAAGCACAATACAAACGTCACCCATTAGAACTTGATTTTGAGGAAGGCAAAAGATTAATTGATTCGATTTATGAAATGGATAACCCTATGTTGGTCTTCACTGGTGGAGACCCATTAATGAGACCAGATGTGTATGATATTGCCTCATACGCGATTCAGAAGGGGGTTCGTGTATCTATGACACCTAGTGCAACCCCAAATGTGACCAAAGAAGCTATCAAAAAAGCGAAGGATATTGGTCTTTCACGGTGGGCCTTTAGTTTAGATGGACCGACTGCAGAGATCCATGATCACTTCCGGGGAACATCAGGGTCATTTGACTTAACAATGAACGCAATTGACTATATACATGAACTAAAACTTCCACTACAAATAAACACGGTTATTTCCCGATACAATATTGATGTCTTAGAAGAAATGGCATCATTAATTGAACAGTTAGATTGTGTGCTTTGGAGTGTCTTTTTCCTTGTTCCTACTGGAAGAGGGCAAAGCAAAGATATGATCTCACCAGTCGAGCACGAAAAAGTTTTTCGCTGGCTTAATGATTTAAGCAACCGAGTATCATTTGATATCAAAACCACTGCTGCCCAGCACTATAGACGTGTGGTGATCTCAGATAAAATGCGTAAAAACAAAGACAAGAATAAAGAAATTATGTACTCCAATGCTTTGCATGAGGGTAAAACAGGACAATTTGATGGTCTTGGACGGGCACCACATGGTGTGAATGACGGGAATGGCTTTGTGTTTATCTCTCATATTGGGGATGTCTATCCAAGTGGCCTTCTACCCATTAAGGCAGGAAATGTCCGAGAAACACCTTTACCAGATATATATCGAAATTCCTCCATTTTTAGAGAATTACGAAACCCTGACTTATATAAAGGGAAATGTGGTCAATGTGAATTCCGCTTTGTATGCGGAGGGTCTCGATCTCGGGCATACGCTTTAACAGGGGATTATTTAGAGAGTGAACCTGCATGTATTTACATTCCACAAAGTATGAGAGAAAAGAAAGCCACATCTAAATCAAATCTATAG
- a CDS encoding Crp/Fnr family transcriptional regulator translates to MNRNEIKDHFRTVPLFKELSESELDPFIEISSCRIYNPRSIVFMQGDKLDRVFFIHSGTVKIYKMDQSGKEQIVSVLQSGEMFPHAGFFRGGDFPANAEIVEKAQLIVTPIKEFENILILYPELCIKLFRVLGEKIIDLHDRLEEKILNNTYEQVIKLLIRLSKTNGRQSGDHFILTTHFTNRELAKMIGTTRETVSRTLNQLKKQNLLKIDEKGYYIIHPATLERDLIV, encoded by the coding sequence ATGAATCGTAATGAGATCAAGGATCATTTCCGAACTGTGCCCTTATTTAAAGAACTATCAGAATCAGAACTAGACCCTTTTATTGAAATCTCCTCATGCAGAATTTACAACCCTAGATCCATTGTGTTTATGCAAGGGGATAAACTGGATCGAGTATTTTTCATACATTCCGGTACTGTGAAGATTTACAAGATGGATCAATCTGGAAAGGAACAAATTGTGTCTGTTCTACAGTCCGGTGAAATGTTTCCTCACGCAGGATTCTTTAGGGGAGGTGACTTTCCAGCCAATGCTGAGATCGTGGAAAAAGCTCAGTTAATTGTGACACCCATCAAAGAATTTGAAAATATTCTCATTCTATATCCGGAGCTTTGTATCAAGTTATTTCGAGTACTTGGAGAAAAGATTATTGATTTACACGATCGCCTGGAAGAAAAAATCCTGAATAATACGTACGAGCAAGTCATAAAGCTATTAATTCGCCTCTCTAAAACCAATGGACGTCAATCAGGGGATCATTTTATCCTCACGACCCATTTCACGAACCGAGAACTTGCCAAAATGATTGGTACAACAAGAGAAACCGTTAGTCGAACATTAAATCAATTAAAGAAACAAAACCTATTAAAAATAGATGAAAAAGGGTATTACATCATCCACCCCGCTACATTAGAAAGGGATCTTATCGTCTAA
- the ric gene encoding iron-sulfur cluster repair di-iron protein, with protein MQQTFSETSIIRDIVTQFPRASDLFKSYRIDFCCGGNRPLVEAIQERGLSSEEVVEQLNTLYQDTKALQEKNIDWNSSSSQELINHIVNKHHKYLNEELPQLSPYVTKVFRVHGQSQPHLGTIHKLFNELKIELEQHLIKEEFEDFPLLLEYEQIPSIENQEKLMKVVESLEEEHQHAGNLLKEMRQVTNDFTPPHDACGTYRLVYQRLEALEQDLFEHIHLENNILFPRAIS; from the coding sequence ATGCAACAAACCTTTAGCGAAACGTCCATCATCCGAGATATTGTCACTCAATTCCCACGAGCAAGTGATTTATTTAAGTCTTATCGAATTGATTTCTGTTGTGGAGGTAACCGCCCGCTTGTTGAAGCCATTCAGGAAAGAGGCTTATCTTCTGAAGAAGTAGTGGAACAATTAAACACACTCTATCAAGATACGAAGGCATTACAAGAAAAAAACATTGATTGGAATTCATCCTCTTCACAAGAGTTAATTAATCACATCGTTAACAAACATCATAAATATTTGAATGAAGAACTACCACAGCTAAGTCCCTATGTCACTAAAGTCTTCCGTGTGCACGGACAATCCCAGCCACACTTAGGCACTATCCATAAACTATTTAATGAACTCAAGATAGAGCTTGAGCAACACCTTATAAAAGAAGAATTTGAAGACTTCCCTTTACTTCTGGAGTACGAACAAATTCCAAGCATTGAAAATCAAGAGAAATTAATGAAAGTGGTGGAAAGCTTAGAGGAAGAACATCAGCATGCTGGAAACCTTCTAAAGGAAATGCGTCAAGTTACGAATGACTTTACACCTCCCCATGATGCATGTGGCACGTATCGTCTCGTCTATCAAAGACTAGAAGCACTAGAACAAGATCTATTCGAGCACATTCACTTAGAAAATAATATTTTATTTCCAAGAGCCATTTCCTAA
- a CDS encoding SCO family protein → MVNNRHQGVALLLVLLFGGILFYLGTDGFRVFTAEEARVNQLMEEKPQLPEITLEDSEGQSYLSSKFKGKYVLMTFFYTACSTVCPQLERNMERVYDRIPKTYLGEDIVFLSVSFDTSRDDPATLHSYQKYFKVDGDTWRMVRVPDSVELESLLDVFGVIVIPDNNGNFAHNSAFYLVNRKGALTEVMDYTKVEEAADTIVALLEQGGGKK, encoded by the coding sequence GTGGTGAATAATAGACATCAAGGAGTGGCTCTGCTACTTGTATTACTATTTGGAGGTATATTGTTCTATCTAGGAACAGATGGGTTTCGCGTATTTACTGCAGAAGAAGCTAGAGTGAATCAATTAATGGAGGAAAAACCACAGCTTCCGGAAATAACATTAGAGGATAGTGAAGGGCAATCATACCTCTCCTCTAAATTTAAAGGGAAATATGTGTTGATGACGTTTTTTTACACAGCTTGTTCAACAGTTTGTCCTCAGCTAGAAAGAAATATGGAACGTGTCTATGATCGTATCCCGAAGACATACTTAGGAGAAGATATTGTATTTTTAAGTGTTAGTTTTGACACAAGTCGGGATGATCCCGCTACGTTACATTCCTATCAAAAATATTTCAAGGTGGATGGAGATACGTGGAGGATGGTAAGGGTTCCGGATTCAGTTGAATTGGAATCGTTATTAGATGTGTTTGGTGTTATTGTGATTCCTGATAATAATGGGAATTTCGCGCATAATTCTGCCTTTTATTTAGTGAATCGAAAAGGGGCTCTTACGGAAGTCATGGATTATACGAAAGTTGAAGAAGCAGCGGATACAATTGTTGCACTGCTTGAACAAGGGGGAGGAAAGAAATGA
- a CDS encoding cbb3-type cytochrome c oxidase subunit I: METALNESYIQKVNRYMGLQREDARISKSYLFVAFVALLLGGVLGLLQGLNRAGMLELPSWLNYYQILTAHGVLLVLVLTAFFTIGYFYAGLSHTLGGLLPKVRKMAWIGFSLKIVGFVFAVIPILMNQASVLYTFYPPMAASPYFYIGLVLIIVGVWMCAFGAFINVAHWRKYNRGQSLPIFSFFATGVFVLLFFGSIPVAIEVFMIIPWAFGWVETINVMLSRTLFWAFGHTLVNIWYLTAVSAWYVIVPKVIGGRRFSDTLTRIVVILLVVMNIPGGFHHQIVDPGISQEVKFLHVFMSLSIAFPSLMTAFAMFSVFERTGRKKGGKGLLGWYKKLPWGDVRFLAPMIAMIAFIVGGAGGIVQSTNQLNQVVHNTMWIVGHFHITVGTSVILTFFGISYWLIPYISNRTLTPKINRLGVIQTIIWTAGMLFMAGAMHYVGLLGAPRRTSYTTYGESATALGWDPFMILIAIGGVLLIVGVLLQVYAVFHLMFRAPKGETEFPIAEREEHDTYTPYWTERWGNWIVIMLLLIAMGYVIPIVDFTINAPPGSPPIKTW; this comes from the coding sequence ATGGAAACAGCTCTTAATGAATCCTATATACAAAAAGTAAATCGGTACATGGGACTTCAGCGTGAGGATGCTAGAATATCGAAATCATATCTATTTGTAGCGTTTGTAGCATTACTGCTTGGGGGGGTATTAGGGTTATTACAAGGACTTAATCGTGCAGGGATGTTAGAACTCCCTTCATGGTTAAATTATTATCAGATTTTAACGGCACACGGAGTGTTACTAGTTCTTGTGTTAACGGCCTTTTTTACGATCGGTTATTTTTATGCCGGTCTGTCTCACACATTAGGAGGTCTTCTTCCAAAAGTAAGAAAGATGGCGTGGATTGGGTTTAGTTTGAAGATTGTTGGTTTTGTGTTTGCCGTTATTCCAATTCTGATGAATCAAGCGTCTGTTTTATATACGTTCTATCCTCCAATGGCTGCATCACCTTATTTCTACATTGGATTAGTGCTTATTATTGTAGGGGTGTGGATGTGTGCGTTTGGGGCATTTATCAATGTTGCTCATTGGAGAAAGTACAATCGCGGACAAAGTTTACCGATTTTTTCATTCTTTGCAACAGGTGTGTTTGTTCTCTTGTTTTTTGGGAGTATTCCTGTAGCCATAGAGGTTTTCATGATTATTCCTTGGGCTTTCGGATGGGTAGAAACGATTAATGTGATGTTAAGTCGGACCCTGTTTTGGGCATTTGGACATACATTGGTTAACATCTGGTATCTGACAGCAGTCTCTGCATGGTATGTAATTGTTCCGAAAGTTATAGGAGGTCGCCGTTTTAGTGATACATTAACTCGTATTGTGGTTATTCTGCTTGTTGTTATGAATATACCGGGTGGTTTTCATCATCAAATCGTTGATCCCGGCATCTCACAAGAAGTGAAATTCTTACATGTCTTTATGAGTCTTTCAATTGCATTCCCATCATTAATGACGGCATTTGCAATGTTCTCTGTATTTGAGCGGACAGGTAGGAAGAAAGGGGGAAAAGGTTTATTAGGTTGGTACAAAAAACTACCTTGGGGTGATGTTCGGTTCTTGGCCCCTATGATAGCCATGATTGCCTTCATAGTTGGCGGCGCTGGTGGGATTGTTCAATCAACGAACCAATTGAACCAAGTCGTGCATAACACGATGTGGATTGTAGGCCATTTTCACATAACGGTAGGAACTTCGGTTATCTTAACATTCTTCGGGATTAGTTATTGGTTAATTCCTTATATTTCTAATCGTACATTAACTCCTAAGATCAATCGATTAGGAGTCATTCAGACTATCATTTGGACAGCTGGAATGCTGTTTATGGCAGGGGCTATGCACTATGTTGGGTTACTTGGTGCACCGCGCAGAACGTCTTATACCACTTATGGAGAAAGTGCTACTGCATTGGGGTGGGACCCATTCATGATCTTGATTGCAATCGGTGGGGTTCTATTAATTGTAGGTGTACTGCTTCAAGTGTATGCTGTTTTCCATCTCATGTTCCGTGCTCCGAAAGGGGAAACAGAATTTCCGATCGCTGAAAGGGAAGAACATGATACCTATACTCCATATTGGACAGAACGTTGGGGAAATTGGATTGTGATTATGCTATTACTGATTGCCATGGGATATGTGATTCCAATTGTGGACTTCACAATCAACGCTCCCCCAGGATCACCACCTATTAAAACGTGGTGA
- a CDS encoding cytochrome c oxidase subunit II, giving the protein MSRSEIIWLALSFGMLMAFMLATGYQTFALEMGPPSHGETIDPQRVDETAPFDQPGIKKIGENEYEVVMTMQIFSFNPSDIEIPAGATVHFILTSKDVTHGFQVAGTNINAMVMPGHIQKITQKFDRPGEYLVLCNEYCGAGHQLMSTRIYVK; this is encoded by the coding sequence ATGAGTAGATCTGAAATTATATGGCTTGCACTAAGTTTTGGTATGTTAATGGCTTTCATGCTTGCTACAGGATATCAAACCTTTGCTTTGGAAATGGGTCCACCTAGTCACGGTGAGACAATCGATCCACAGAGGGTAGATGAAACAGCACCATTCGATCAACCAGGGATTAAAAAAATTGGAGAAAATGAATATGAAGTTGTTATGACTATGCAAATATTTAGTTTTAACCCAAGTGATATAGAAATTCCTGCAGGTGCAACAGTTCATTTTATTTTAACTTCAAAAGACGTAACGCATGGTTTTCAGGTAGCTGGTACAAATATTAATGCTATGGTTATGCCTGGTCATATTCAAAAAATCACTCAGAAATTTGATCGTCCTGGTGAATATTTGGTTTTATGTAATGAGTATTGTGGGGCAGGTCACCAATTGATGAGTACAAGGATTTATGTGAAATAA